A single Triticum dicoccoides isolate Atlit2015 ecotype Zavitan chromosome 2A, WEW_v2.0, whole genome shotgun sequence DNA region contains:
- the LOC119354120 gene encoding uncharacterized protein LOC119354120 — protein sequence MDPELCPWLSPSLAPDEGLPTGATTRTPPHGGDAAAVRRPIGAGKYHKFLGVQQSQKQWRTRSFIASWRRRISESMYNQMAKSMLSFTDCRLHRKINEHVAAA from the exons ATGGATCCAGAGTTGTGCCCCTGGTTATCCCCATCTCTCGCACCCGATGAAGGCCTCCCCACAGGCGCTACAACACGAACTCCCCCTCATGGCGGCGACGCCGCGGCAGTGCGGCGGCCGATTGGCGCAG GAAAGTATCACAAGTTCCTAGGTGTGCAGCAATCGCAGAAGCAGTGGAGAACAAGATCCTTCATAGCTTCTTGGAGAAggag GATTTCGGAGAGCATGTACAACCAGATGGCAAAGTCGATGTTATCATTCACTGACTGCCGCCTTCATAGGAAAATCAACGAGCATGTTGCTGCAGCTTAA